One segment of Paenibacillus rhizovicinus DNA contains the following:
- a CDS encoding MMPL family transporter: MSKYLYRLGHWSARRARFIIGLWAVLLIAAICLGTMAAGPVSNNFFIPGTDSQRALDLLNEQFPQANGGSVRLVFSVPEGTKLSDESTQQTVNKMLEEVRKDKAVTAVMNPYDTDAISADKRIGYADVSYQAIAENVSEASKTHLIDSIALTRDAGIQTELGGSVDMNEESGGGFSEVIGVVFAFVVLAVTFASFRMAFLPILSAIIGVGIGVMCVYYGANFFDMNSTGTILALMLGLAVGIDYSLFIISRHRKQVDGGMEIKESIALATATAGSAVIFAGLTVIIALASLAVLGIPFLSVMGLSASFTVLISVLIAITLIPAILSLIGSRIRSKVRRRKPHTRRSKPFAYRWGQFAARFPIPILIVGILGLSALALPALNMRLGLPDDSMHSTESSSRRGYDLLSEGFGPGFNGPLAIAIRSTDGAQVQEAAAKIASDLGKMQNVAAASPPMVNEAGNIAIVSVTPMTGPNDDLTHDLVKSIGERGNQLAKDSPVQLMVTGVTALNIDLSDRLSTAFPLFGSIIIVLAFILLLLVFRSLLVPIKAVLGFMLSLLASLGAVVSVFQYGHFAGLLGIPAAGPIVNFLPVLLTGILFGLAMDYEVFLVSRMREDFTHTGEARQAVKDGLGHSGRVVTAAGLIMVFVFGSFVFSPDPTSKAMGLSLMLGVLIDAFVVRMTLVPAIMTLLGKSAWYLPKWLNRILPNVDIEGESVMNEIASRKQADPKQKKISIPQTSKRLHP; this comes from the coding sequence ATGTCAAAATATTTATATCGGCTAGGTCACTGGTCCGCCCGTCGGGCTCGCTTCATCATTGGTCTTTGGGCCGTCCTGCTCATCGCGGCAATCTGCTTGGGCACAATGGCAGCAGGTCCTGTCAGCAACAACTTCTTCATTCCGGGAACCGACTCCCAGCGAGCGCTTGACCTGTTGAATGAACAATTCCCGCAAGCGAACGGAGGTTCCGTCCGACTCGTGTTCTCCGTACCCGAGGGAACGAAACTATCGGACGAAAGCACGCAGCAGACGGTGAACAAGATGCTGGAGGAAGTTCGCAAGGATAAAGCCGTTACCGCCGTCATGAATCCATACGATACCGACGCGATAAGCGCAGACAAGCGAATTGGATACGCCGATGTCAGCTACCAAGCGATCGCGGAGAACGTGTCTGAAGCATCCAAAACCCATCTCATAGACAGCATCGCGCTTACTCGTGATGCCGGTATTCAGACTGAGCTGGGAGGCTCCGTTGACATGAACGAAGAGTCCGGCGGCGGCTTTTCTGAAGTCATTGGCGTCGTTTTCGCCTTCGTGGTGCTTGCAGTTACGTTCGCTTCGTTCCGTATGGCGTTCCTGCCGATTCTGTCCGCCATCATCGGCGTCGGCATCGGAGTCATGTGCGTCTATTACGGCGCCAACTTCTTCGACATGAATTCAACGGGCACGATATTGGCGCTCATGCTAGGTTTGGCCGTCGGCATCGACTACTCCTTATTTATTATTTCCCGCCATCGCAAGCAGGTGGACGGCGGAATGGAAATCAAAGAGTCAATCGCGCTGGCGACGGCCACGGCAGGCAGCGCCGTTATCTTCGCGGGACTAACGGTTATCATCGCCCTCGCTTCATTGGCGGTCCTGGGCATTCCATTCTTGAGCGTCATGGGATTATCCGCTTCGTTTACGGTTCTTATCTCGGTCCTCATTGCCATCACCTTGATTCCGGCGATTTTATCGCTCATTGGCAGCCGCATCCGTTCGAAAGTTCGCAGACGCAAGCCGCATACCCGGAGAAGCAAGCCTTTCGCCTATCGGTGGGGACAATTCGCAGCGAGGTTCCCGATCCCGATCCTTATCGTCGGCATCCTCGGGCTAAGCGCGCTTGCACTGCCCGCCTTGAATATGAGGCTTGGCTTGCCGGACGATAGCATGCACTCGACCGAATCCTCGTCGCGGCGCGGTTACGATCTGCTGTCCGAAGGGTTCGGCCCCGGATTCAACGGCCCCCTGGCCATCGCCATCCGATCCACGGACGGAGCGCAAGTGCAGGAGGCTGCCGCTAAGATCGCAAGCGACCTTGGGAAAATGCAGAACGTCGCTGCTGCTTCGCCGCCCATGGTTAATGAAGCCGGCAATATAGCCATCGTCAGCGTGACGCCGATGACCGGACCCAACGACGATCTCACGCACGACTTAGTGAAATCAATAGGAGAACGCGGCAACCAGCTTGCAAAAGATTCTCCGGTCCAATTGATGGTTACAGGCGTCACCGCCCTGAATATCGACCTCTCCGACCGCCTGAGTACAGCGTTCCCGCTCTTCGGATCGATCATTATCGTGCTTGCGTTCATCTTGCTGCTGCTCGTATTCCGCTCGTTGCTCGTGCCGATAAAAGCCGTTCTCGGCTTCATGCTGTCGCTGCTCGCGTCACTCGGCGCCGTCGTGTCGGTCTTTCAGTACGGTCACTTCGCCGGCTTGCTGGGCATTCCGGCGGCAGGCCCGATCGTCAACTTCCTGCCCGTACTGCTGACCGGTATCCTGTTCGGACTCGCGATGGATTACGAAGTCTTCCTCGTCTCCCGCATGCGCGAAGACTTCACGCATACCGGAGAAGCGCGGCAAGCCGTCAAGGACGGACTCGGCCATAGCGGACGCGTGGTTACCGCAGCCGGACTGATCATGGTCTTTGTATTCGGCAGCTTTGTTTTCTCGCCGGATCCGACAAGCAAAGCGATGGGTTTATCGCTCATGCTTGGCGTTCTCATCGACGCCTTCGTCGTACGCATGACGCTCGTCCCCGCAATCATGACATTGCTAGGAAAGTCGGCTTGGTATTTGCCGAAATGGCTGAACCGCATTTTGCCGAACGTAGACATCGAAGGAGAGTCCGTCATGAACGAAATAGCTTCCAGGAAACAAGCAGATCCCAAGCAAAAGAAGATCTCGATACCACAAACTAGCAAAAGACTGCATCCTTAA
- a CDS encoding GNAT family N-acetyltransferase: protein MLNFIMHNDHANARISVSQAKPHDTQAVMDLLVGTARWLQSQGSTQWSALLAGDDHHNVAGHIEKGELFLFRDGNTLAGIVLLMQVPGDWDHNLWGADGHESVVYLHRLAINRDYSGQGLGADIVHWAENGVSFPGKTVMRLDCIASNPKLNAFYSGLGYTFKGTSPSGFCLYEKQLPQR, encoded by the coding sequence ATGCTCAATTTTATTATGCACAACGATCACGCCAATGCGCGTATTTCCGTCTCGCAGGCCAAACCGCACGATACGCAGGCCGTCATGGATTTGCTCGTCGGCACGGCAAGGTGGCTGCAAAGCCAAGGCTCGACGCAATGGAGCGCCTTGCTGGCCGGAGATGACCATCATAACGTTGCCGGACATATCGAGAAAGGTGAGCTGTTCTTGTTCCGGGACGGCAATACGCTGGCAGGCATCGTCCTTCTTATGCAAGTGCCGGGCGATTGGGATCATAACTTATGGGGCGCGGACGGTCACGAATCCGTCGTTTACCTTCACCGGCTTGCGATCAACCGCGATTATTCGGGACAAGGCCTTGGCGCCGATATCGTACATTGGGCGGAGAACGGCGTTTCGTTCCCGGGTAAAACCGTCATGCGCTTGGATTGCATCGCCAGCAATCCGAAACTGAACGCCTTCTACAGCGGACTTGGCTATACCTTCAAAGGCACGTCGCCGAGCGGATTTTGCTTATACGAGAAACAACTGCCGCAACGTTAA
- a CDS encoding permease prefix domain 1-containing protein, giving the protein MKKIKTHVDEWFADIPDSEQKQAIQEEITQNLEEKVFDLMRSGKSEEDATNKAIVEFGDISDIKQELGVKQGKQGSSKRQVGLHLGFSLWGSGLIIALFLFINVYYTPDVIWFVYPTFAVAWWPLVMFYRWLGWK; this is encoded by the coding sequence ATGAAAAAAATCAAAACGCATGTGGACGAATGGTTCGCGGACATACCGGACAGCGAACAGAAGCAGGCGATCCAAGAAGAGATCACGCAAAACCTGGAGGAGAAAGTGTTCGATCTCATGCGCAGCGGCAAGTCCGAAGAAGACGCCACCAACAAGGCCATCGTCGAATTCGGCGACATTTCGGACATCAAACAGGAACTCGGCGTCAAACAAGGTAAACAGGGCTCCAGCAAACGGCAGGTCGGCCTGCATCTCGGCTTCTCGTTATGGGGCAGCGGATTGATCATCGCGCTCTTCTTGTTCATTAACGTGTACTACACGCCGGACGTCATTTGGTTCGTCTACCCGACCTTTGCCGTCGCCTGGTGGCCGCTCGTCATGTTCTACAGATGGCTCGGTTGGAAATAA
- a CDS encoding PadR family transcriptional regulator, with product MIRSDIIRGHLDAIILRLIYEEDRYGYEISKEISVRTDDRFQIKEATLYAVFQRLERKELIESYLGDISHGGKRRYYKITKLGKAYLKETVEEWNEIKEIVNIFMEGL from the coding sequence ATGATTCGAAGCGATATAATCCGCGGCCATCTCGACGCCATCATTTTGCGGCTGATTTATGAAGAAGACCGTTACGGGTACGAGATTTCCAAAGAAATCAGCGTCCGTACGGACGACAGGTTTCAAATCAAAGAAGCGACGCTTTACGCGGTTTTCCAGCGGTTAGAGCGCAAGGAACTGATCGAATCGTATCTCGGCGACATTTCGCACGGCGGCAAACGCCGCTACTACAAGATCACGAAGCTCGGCAAGGCTTACCTCAAGGAAACGGTCGAGGAATGGAACGAAATCAAAGAGATTGTCAATATATTCATGGAGGGACTATGA
- a CDS encoding potassium channel family protein gives MRLSERISSSRHLAMSLLIMAASLEYALVHTNYHGALTCVKAAAVLALAWGFYLDQRLIYSNWQMKLSGQMLLHVALLIVALFGFQASIACIRMLVEATGEYGPEQSERFEIGLQMIGYPLLLALLCACTNGYIRWLRRNAKNVTLLLYLFLWIWCGAFYYYMAERTKGDDFVFSEQAKIQTTLKGISADDKYDAYDRYRLAEILKKSQYKQDYIKLPSNEYLTLASAGINWGEIYEDRFVREGYRYYSFAASPEPYLLDPKLLDYESLEAWEPFMHKPYTEVEVRLYKSNDDAAGANAALKYLSPDDAKPAGESGLGKPSKTVKLYFAEREYEPFMQVFKNDQEDKHLSRLIAASHTLLDSDFLELYIGINGYVNYHVEDFWYFSAITITTLGFGDITPNSTPVRRVVMFETLFGVLLLGFYMSKVGLNRQRREQAGTNSAEESIR, from the coding sequence ATGCGCCTGTCTGAACGGATTTCGTCATCCAGGCATCTTGCGATGTCCTTGCTAATTATGGCGGCAAGCCTGGAATACGCGCTTGTCCATACGAACTATCACGGCGCGCTGACGTGCGTGAAGGCGGCCGCGGTGCTGGCGTTGGCCTGGGGATTCTATCTGGATCAGCGATTGATCTATTCGAACTGGCAAATGAAGCTGTCCGGACAAATGCTGCTGCATGTCGCGCTGCTGATTGTTGCGCTGTTTGGATTTCAAGCATCGATCGCCTGTATCCGAATGCTGGTGGAGGCAACGGGCGAATACGGCCCGGAACAATCCGAGCGGTTCGAGATCGGTCTGCAAATGATCGGGTATCCGCTGCTGCTCGCGCTGCTATGCGCATGCACGAACGGTTATATCCGCTGGCTGCGGCGAAATGCGAAGAACGTGACCCTGCTTCTGTATTTGTTCCTTTGGATTTGGTGCGGCGCTTTTTACTATTACATGGCGGAGCGGACGAAAGGCGATGATTTCGTTTTCTCGGAGCAGGCCAAAATCCAAACGACGCTGAAGGGCATCTCGGCGGATGACAAATACGATGCTTATGACCGCTACCGATTAGCAGAAATTTTAAAAAAATCGCAGTACAAGCAAGACTATATCAAGCTGCCTTCGAACGAATACTTGACGCTTGCTTCGGCCGGGATCAACTGGGGCGAAATTTATGAAGACCGGTTCGTCCGGGAAGGCTATCGATATTATTCCTTCGCGGCTTCGCCTGAGCCGTATCTACTGGATCCGAAACTGTTGGACTACGAGTCCCTGGAGGCTTGGGAGCCGTTCATGCATAAGCCGTACACGGAAGTCGAGGTGCGGTTATATAAATCGAACGATGATGCGGCAGGCGCGAATGCGGCGCTGAAATATCTATCGCCGGACGATGCCAAGCCGGCGGGCGAATCGGGGCTCGGGAAGCCGTCGAAGACGGTAAAGCTGTATTTTGCCGAGCGGGAGTACGAGCCGTTCATGCAGGTGTTCAAGAACGACCAGGAAGACAAGCATCTCAGCCGTTTGATCGCGGCTTCCCATACGCTGCTGGATAGCGACTTTCTCGAGCTGTACATCGGCATCAACGGATACGTGAACTACCATGTCGAAGACTTCTGGTATTTCAGCGCCATTACGATCACGACGCTCGGCTTCGGCGATATTACGCCGAACTCGACACCCGTTAGGAGAGTGGTCATGTTCGAGACGCTGTTCGGGGTGCTGCTGCTGGGATTTTATATGTCCAAGGTTGGCCTGAACAGACAGCGGCGGGAACAAGCAGGAACGAACAGCGCAGAAGAGTCGATTCGATAA
- a CDS encoding DUF6530 family protein — MKIPTTLKHKPVIVAENYEQIDGRYVGNSDAKGLSLGLAQWNDRGKLDISAKVWRYTGEKWSRQSEELPLHRVLDLAILVSRGLMHFQDAYRYKDLYDPEQPVIDRIGLQGDAMTIAVCTENEKINEDMKLFNQALSDDGEMIGERLRTLSRMLKELGY; from the coding sequence ATGAAAATTCCTACGACGTTAAAACATAAACCGGTTATCGTAGCCGAGAATTACGAGCAGATCGACGGCAGATACGTCGGGAACTCCGATGCGAAAGGCCTTTCCCTAGGCCTCGCGCAGTGGAATGACCGCGGCAAGCTCGATATTTCAGCTAAGGTATGGCGCTACACGGGCGAGAAATGGTCCAGGCAGTCCGAGGAATTGCCGCTTCACCGCGTGCTGGATTTGGCGATTCTGGTGAGCAGGGGACTAATGCATTTTCAGGATGCGTACCGCTACAAGGATCTGTACGATCCGGAACAACCGGTCATCGATCGGATCGGTTTGCAGGGAGACGCGATGACGATTGCCGTATGCACGGAGAACGAGAAGATCAACGAAGATATGAAGCTGTTCAACCAAGCGCTCAGCGATGACGGCGAGATGATCGGCGAACGGCTGCGGACGCTGTCCAGGATGCTGAAGGAGCTCGGCTATTAA
- a CDS encoding GIY-YIG nuclease family protein: MKGALNGMTLDKQKKKEIASAYKTSFRPMGVYQIRNTVNGKLYVDGTMDLEGARNRFDFFKQTNMNTMSELRQDWAAFGGDAFVFEELDQIKPREETLNDPSELASYKEEVQALLELWLEKLQPYDEQGYNKRKRKL, translated from the coding sequence ATGAAAGGAGCATTAAACGGAATGACGCTCGATAAACAGAAGAAGAAGGAAATCGCTTCCGCGTACAAGACTTCGTTTCGCCCGATGGGCGTGTATCAGATTCGCAATACGGTAAACGGCAAGCTCTACGTGGACGGGACGATGGATCTCGAAGGCGCACGCAACCGTTTCGATTTCTTCAAACAGACGAACATGAATACGATGTCCGAGCTCAGGCAGGATTGGGCGGCCTTCGGCGGCGATGCGTTCGTCTTCGAAGAACTCGATCAAATCAAGCCTCGCGAAGAAACGTTGAACGATCCGTCCGAGCTGGCTTCGTACAAGGAAGAGGTTCAGGCCTTGCTGGAGCTGTGGCTGGAGAAGCTTCAGCCTTACGATGAGCAGGGTTATAATAAGCGCAAACGCAAGCTGTAA
- a CDS encoding GNAT family N-acetyltransferase has protein sequence MAETSQTQLMMIKDGLDALPALSLPDGYQARSFRSGDEEAWERIIGASFGEAYSFAKHMTEDEAYRPERVWFVCDRSGVPVATASAWFRPQWNADTGYLHMVGIVPEHAGRGLGLWVSLAALLQMKQEGRTRCVLHTDNFRLPAVKTYLKLGYMPEVVDEAHANRWRGLAGVLGRRIDGVDSSGSIVSFG, from the coding sequence ATGGCGGAAACGAGTCAGACGCAGTTAATGATGATAAAAGATGGGCTGGACGCGCTGCCTGCACTATCGCTGCCGGACGGCTATCAGGCGAGGAGCTTCCGTTCAGGCGATGAAGAGGCGTGGGAGCGGATCATCGGCGCATCCTTCGGCGAGGCTTATTCCTTCGCGAAGCATATGACGGAAGACGAAGCCTATCGGCCGGAACGGGTATGGTTCGTATGCGACCGCAGCGGCGTGCCGGTTGCGACCGCTTCGGCTTGGTTCAGGCCGCAATGGAATGCGGACACCGGCTATCTGCATATGGTCGGGATTGTGCCGGAGCATGCCGGACGAGGTTTGGGCTTATGGGTCAGTCTGGCGGCGCTCCTGCAGATGAAGCAGGAGGGACGGACGCGGTGCGTGCTGCATACGGATAATTTCCGCCTGCCCGCGGTTAAGACCTATTTGAAGCTTGGCTATATGCCCGAGGTCGTCGACGAGGCTCATGCCAATCGTTGGCGAGGACTGGCAGGCGTGCTGGGCAGACGGATCGATGGCGTAGATTCGTCTGGCAGCATCGTAAGCTTCGGCTAA
- a CDS encoding histidine kinase N-terminal 7TM domain-containing diguanylate cyclase, whose translation MGSSLTMYISLVATSGVFSLFLFLYAYTKRAEMPGARTFMLYMIAQSIYIFSVAFQMVSSSLDEIMRWTIIQYIGMAPSPALGLMVVLQYIGKPVTRKMGTALFVIPAVSIIMVATNGYHHLFYKAVTVRHGSSLPYTDIVIGQFYVLSGIFTFGSMLAGVIVLARRWRHTKQNYKRQLATLITGQFLPIVAAFVYLMGLIPNGMDPVPVVICITSSMYIWAIVSTQMLTIVPIAKEMIFESMDEGVVVLDNANRLIDFNGAASRMLPPLGDGMIGLSLDEAWIRMTGSAFPLGGMSGIVQGELRWSNPNGELSYYQVRASVVRGRIGEIVGNLLMLIDVTEARRLRDQLEQLAYHDGLTKLLNRTSFFQRGKRLLNDTRINGAAASVVLFDIDYFKRINDTYGHETGDFAIKHVAAVVSRQLPPEALFARYGGEEFVICLPAGRSEAGRLAEAARAALAAEPLRANGESIVITASFGVSQSAEFDGESLPMLLKNADMALYEAKRGGRNLVRLFEEAVTV comes from the coding sequence ATGGGTTCTTCACTAACCATGTACATTTCGCTTGTTGCGACATCCGGCGTTTTTTCCTTGTTCCTATTTTTGTATGCGTATACGAAACGGGCGGAAATGCCAGGTGCCCGGACGTTCATGCTCTATATGATTGCGCAATCCATCTATATTTTCTCGGTTGCGTTCCAGATGGTCAGCAGCTCGCTGGATGAAATCATGCGCTGGACGATCATTCAATATATCGGCATGGCCCCTTCGCCTGCGCTGGGACTCATGGTCGTGCTGCAATATATCGGCAAACCGGTGACCCGCAAAATGGGGACGGCGCTCTTCGTCATTCCGGCCGTGAGCATCATCATGGTCGCCACGAACGGGTATCATCATTTGTTCTATAAAGCGGTTACAGTCCGTCATGGATCGTCGCTGCCGTACACGGATATCGTCATCGGCCAGTTTTACGTCTTATCCGGCATATTCACGTTCGGTTCGATGCTTGCGGGCGTCATCGTGCTGGCTCGCAGATGGCGGCACACGAAGCAGAATTACAAGAGGCAGCTCGCGACGTTGATTACCGGCCAGTTTCTGCCCATCGTGGCCGCCTTCGTTTATTTGATGGGTTTGATTCCGAACGGGATGGATCCGGTTCCGGTCGTCATTTGCATTACGTCGTCGATGTATATATGGGCGATCGTGTCCACGCAGATGCTGACGATCGTGCCGATTGCGAAAGAAATGATTTTCGAGAGCATGGACGAGGGCGTTGTCGTGCTCGATAACGCGAACCGGCTCATCGATTTCAACGGCGCCGCCAGCCGCATGCTGCCGCCGCTCGGGGACGGGATGATCGGTTTGTCGCTGGACGAGGCGTGGATCCGCATGACGGGTTCCGCGTTTCCGCTCGGCGGGATGTCCGGCATCGTGCAAGGTGAACTGAGGTGGAGCAATCCGAACGGCGAATTGTCCTACTATCAGGTCCGCGCTTCCGTCGTGCGCGGAAGAATCGGCGAAATCGTCGGCAATCTGTTGATGCTGATCGACGTCACGGAGGCAAGAAGGCTGCGGGATCAATTGGAGCAGCTTGCGTACCATGACGGATTGACGAAGCTTCTGAACCGTACGTCGTTCTTCCAGCGCGGCAAACGGCTGTTGAACGATACGCGGATAAACGGAGCGGCGGCTTCGGTCGTCTTGTTCGACATTGATTATTTCAAGCGGATCAATGATACGTATGGGCATGAAACCGGGGATTTCGCGATCAAGCATGTCGCTGCCGTCGTCTCGCGGCAGCTTCCGCCAGAAGCGCTATTCGCCAGGTACGGCGGGGAGGAATTCGTTATTTGCTTGCCGGCCGGGAGATCGGAAGCGGGGCGATTGGCGGAAGCTGCCCGCGCCGCGCTTGCCGCCGAACCGTTGCGCGCGAACGGGGAATCCATCGTCATTACGGCAAGCTTCGGCGTGTCCCAGTCCGCGGAATTCGACGGAGAGTCGCTGCCGATGCTGCTGAAGAACGCGGATATGGCGTTGTATGAAGCGAAAAGGGGAGGACGCAACCTCGTACGGTTATTCGAAGAGGCAGTTACGGTTTGA
- a CDS encoding phytanoyl-CoA dioxygenase family protein produces the protein MGYVITREQTDFFRNEGYIQLDDVLTEAQIEELSDYLNEVMQAKSDGGDNPELDRVLKMRMNTWKESAGMAKYSLSPRLAELAMQLAGLSGVRLFHDQAFWKMPGDSKPTPWHQDATYFPMKESEVMTMWIPLDDVDENNGCLSFVPRSHQAGKLDNVDFVNPVDLFDLAKSTSAAGTEPVTVPLKRGSCTVHHGLTFHYAYANKTDKPRRVLTIVYMPEHATFDGGSNHFLMRGMDFEDGDAIVGDMFPVLARRS, from the coding sequence GTGGGATATGTAATTACGAGGGAGCAAACCGATTTTTTCCGGAATGAGGGGTACATTCAATTGGACGACGTGCTGACCGAAGCCCAGATCGAAGAACTGTCCGATTATTTGAACGAGGTCATGCAAGCCAAGTCGGACGGCGGAGATAATCCGGAGCTAGACCGCGTCCTCAAAATGAGGATGAACACTTGGAAGGAATCCGCGGGCATGGCGAAATACTCCCTCAGTCCGCGGCTCGCGGAGCTTGCCATGCAGCTGGCAGGACTGTCCGGCGTGCGATTGTTCCATGATCAGGCCTTCTGGAAGATGCCCGGCGATTCCAAGCCTACGCCGTGGCATCAAGACGCGACGTATTTTCCCATGAAAGAGTCCGAGGTCATGACGATGTGGATCCCGCTCGACGACGTCGACGAGAACAATGGATGTCTGTCTTTCGTCCCCCGCTCGCATCAAGCCGGGAAGCTGGACAACGTCGATTTCGTCAATCCGGTCGATCTGTTCGATCTGGCCAAATCGACGTCCGCTGCTGGGACGGAGCCCGTCACGGTTCCGCTCAAACGCGGCAGTTGCACGGTGCATCACGGGTTGACGTTCCATTACGCCTATGCGAACAAGACCGATAAGCCCCGGCGGGTGCTCACGATCGTTTACATGCCCGAGCATGCGACGTTCGATGGCGGCAGCAATCATTTTTTGATGCGAGGGATGGATTTCGAGGACGGAGACGCCATCGTCGGCGACATGTTTCCCGTTCTGGCAAGACGCAGCTGA
- a CDS encoding phasin family protein → MRETIGKAFSLGLGLAHAGKEQVEKTFDELVKKGEVSKTESKALVEELLVKGDEFRNRIETLARERVQSLLGENKLATKEDIARIEQRLDALERERLNPSGQ, encoded by the coding sequence GTGAGAGAAACAATCGGAAAGGCCTTTTCGCTAGGCCTTGGCCTGGCGCATGCGGGCAAGGAGCAAGTGGAGAAAACGTTCGACGAGCTCGTTAAGAAAGGCGAGGTCAGCAAGACGGAATCCAAAGCGCTGGTGGAAGAATTACTGGTCAAAGGCGACGAGTTTCGAAATCGGATCGAAACGCTGGCGCGCGAGCGCGTTCAATCCCTGCTGGGCGAGAACAAGCTGGCGACGAAGGAGGATATCGCCCGCATCGAGCAGCGTCTGGACGCGCTGGAACGGGAACGGTTGAATCCGTCCGGGCAATGA
- a CDS encoding ABC1 kinase family protein, with amino-acid sequence MNAGKRLRQLQRYRTIATAFARNGLGYVSHEMGITDKLLFFRSEEKKELHAKSLGERIRLMLEELGPTFVKLGQIASTRPDLVPADIVAELERLQDNVPAAPFEEIAPIIEEDLGAPVGQLFRSFSEEPLAAASIGQVYRACLHDGTAVAVKVQRPGIQRLIETDMEILADWARLAESTMEWARNYKLREIIDELSHVLRKELDYALEGRNAERFLTQSEPLAHVHVPEVYWDYSSKRVLTMAFVEGIKLSDRVELERAGLDTRMLADRFATTILHQILVTGHYHGDPHPGNVLALQDGSLALLDFGMVGRLNPGMKKQFVSFIIALRNHSSKGVMRAITNMGVIPDDADMEMLGADVDEMREKYYKLPLNRISFGEVVNDLFSLTFRHRIRIPAEMTLLGKALLTMEGVVTALDPEFSVFDVAEPFGKKLFLERIDPRNIVKNWMEDVPEMIDLISDVPLSLKQLSRIIRQGKLRVEVASPQVDALTKQMDRISSRLSFSIVLLSLSILMVGLIIGAALNHSKSVFWHVPIIEVGFFVALFMFVWLIFGMFRSGRF; translated from the coding sequence ATGAACGCGGGGAAACGGCTTCGGCAATTGCAGCGGTACCGGACGATCGCCACGGCTTTTGCGCGCAACGGGCTAGGGTACGTGTCGCATGAAATGGGGATCACCGATAAGCTGCTGTTCTTTCGAAGCGAAGAGAAGAAGGAGCTGCATGCGAAGAGCCTCGGCGAACGCATCCGGCTCATGCTGGAAGAATTGGGACCGACCTTCGTGAAGCTGGGGCAGATCGCCAGCACGCGTCCCGATCTCGTTCCGGCCGATATCGTTGCGGAATTGGAGCGGCTGCAGGACAACGTGCCTGCCGCGCCGTTCGAAGAGATCGCTCCCATCATCGAAGAGGATCTGGGAGCGCCCGTCGGGCAATTGTTTCGTTCCTTCTCCGAGGAGCCGCTGGCCGCGGCTTCGATCGGCCAAGTGTATCGGGCTTGCTTGCACGACGGCACCGCGGTTGCGGTTAAAGTGCAGCGTCCGGGCATTCAGCGGCTGATCGAGACGGATATGGAAATTTTGGCGGACTGGGCCCGGCTGGCCGAAAGCACGATGGAGTGGGCGCGTAACTACAAGCTGCGGGAGATTATCGACGAGCTCAGCCATGTGCTGCGCAAGGAGCTGGACTATGCCTTGGAAGGGCGCAACGCCGAACGGTTTCTAACCCAGAGCGAGCCTTTGGCGCATGTGCATGTGCCGGAGGTTTATTGGGATTACAGCTCGAAGCGCGTGCTCACGATGGCATTCGTGGAAGGGATCAAGCTGTCCGACCGCGTAGAGCTGGAACGGGCAGGGCTGGATACGCGCATGCTTGCGGACCGGTTCGCGACGACGATCCTCCACCAAATTCTCGTAACCGGCCACTACCACGGCGATCCGCATCCCGGCAACGTGCTGGCGCTTCAGGACGGCAGCTTGGCGCTGCTCGACTTCGGCATGGTCGGCCGGCTGAATCCCGGCATGAAGAAGCAGTTCGTATCGTTCATCATCGCGCTGCGCAATCACAGCTCGAAAGGCGTCATGCGCGCAATAACCAATATGGGCGTCATTCCGGATGACGCCGATATGGAAATGCTCGGCGCCGACGTCGACGAAATGCGAGAGAAATATTACAAATTACCGCTCAACCGCATCAGTTTCGGCGAAGTCGTGAACGACCTGTTCTCGCTGACGTTCCGGCATCGGATCCGCATTCCGGCGGAAATGACCTTGCTCGGCAAAGCGCTGCTGACGATGGAAGGCGTCGTCACGGCGCTGGACCCGGAATTCAGCGTCTTCGACGTGGCCGAGCCGTTCGGCAAGAAGCTGTTCCTCGAGCGGATCGATCCTCGCAATATCGTGAAGAATTGGATGGAGGACGTACCGGAGATGATCGATTTGATCAGCGACGTGCCGCTCAGCCTGAAGCAGCTGTCGCGGATCATCCGGCAAGGAAAGCTGCGCGTCGAGGTGGCCTCCCCGCAGGTGGACGCGCTGACGAAGCAAATGGACCGGATCAGCAGCCGGCTGTCGTTCAGCATCGTGCTGCTCTCGCTTAGCATCTTAATGGTCGGCTTGATCATCGGCGCCGCGTTGAACCATTCGAAATCCGTGTTCTGGCATGTCCCGATTATCGAAGTCGGATTCTTCGTCGCCTTGTTCATGTTCGTATGGCTCATCTTCGGCATGTTCCGCTCAGGACGTTTCTGA